The Deltaproteobacteria bacterium region AGGGAGATATCATGAGCAAGGCTAAATTCGAGAGGACAAAACCGCACGTAAACGTCGGCACCATCGGTCACGTCGACCACGGCAAGACGACCTTGACAGCGGCAATCACCAAGGTTCTTTCCTCAAGGGGCG contains the following coding sequences:
- a CDS encoding GTP-binding protein, with product MSKAKFERTKPHVNVGTIGHVDHGKTTLTAAITKVLSSRG